In the Manis javanica isolate MJ-LG chromosome 14, MJ_LKY, whole genome shotgun sequence genome, one interval contains:
- the ARHGAP30 gene encoding rho GTPase-activating protein 30 isoform X2 produces MKSRQKGKKKGSSKERVFGCDLQEHLQHAGQEVPQVLRSCAEFVEEYGVVDGIYRLSGVSSNIQKLRQEFEAERKPDLRRDVYLQDIHCVSSLCKAYFRELPDPLLTYRLYDKFAEAVAVQLEPERLVKILEVLQELPVPNYRTLEFLMQHLVHMASFSAQTNMHARNLAIVWAPNLLRSKDIEASGFNGTAAFMEVRVQSIVVEFILTHVDQLFGGAALSGGEMESGWRPLLGARASGSPEDLMPRSLPYHLPSILQAGDGPPQMRPYHTIIEIAEHKRKGSLKVRKWRSIFNLGRSGHETKRKLTRGAEDREDKSGKGTLRPAKSMDSLSAAAGASDEPEGLVGPSSPRPNPLLPGSLENDSMEAAEGEQEPETEALGSTNSEPGTPRAGRSAVRAGGSSRAERCAGVHISDPYNVNLPLHITSILSVPPNIISNVSLARLTRGLECPALQPRPNPASGPGPGPGPPDEKLEASPDPAPLADSGPADVVPALEDCLSQEVEEFSVEPPLDDLSLEEAQFVLAPSCCSLDSAGPGPEAEEESGEEVFLSAYDDLSPLLGPKPPTWEGPGSLEEDAAGCVRQEAPGQAEEEQACREVEEDKEAEPGGRWDGREEAGGNPEGGVEAGEAGEGGGEAGGSQDTMVGLTEGSGEGTEAKEDERAEDVNGVEEPGGEQDRDKEKEGKTEREQEAEEGEEDQGEAGRDPEHGAQENQVAEEGWEVAPKQEAEGGREEDDKGQRGIGDQEAGEDQGDGEDGRSPEAAAEEAAGEVSQEPDSGDGEAAGDYWAGGDHLGEGSLPEGSPVESLEVDSAKESSAQSSETEQAAPPPPRPEGMEPEGQPSPEGCNLCLCPLGSAGGVGMRLASTLVQVQQVRSVPVVPPKPQFAKMPSAMCSKIHVAPANPCPRPGRLDGTPGERAWGSRASRSSWRNGGSLSFDAAVALARDRQRTEAQGVRRTQTCTGGGDCSLIPRTYPCTVTSAYSPRPLSCLELPSVGAEASGPRSRLSLPPREPQLPDPLSSPQRRSYAFETQANPGKGEGL; encoded by the exons GCAGGAGTTTGAGGCAGAGCGGAAACCAGACCTGCGACGAGATGTTTACCTGCAGGACATTCACTGCGTCTCCTCCCTGTGCAAAGCCTACTTCAGAGAACTGCCGGATCCCCTGCTCACTTACCGGCTCTATGACAAGTTTGCT GAGGCCGTAGCAGTGCAACTGGAGCCTGAGCGCTTGGTCAAGATCCTAGAGGTGCTTCAAGAACTCCCTGTGCCAAACTACAG GACCCTGGAGTTCCTCATGCAGCACTTGGTGCACATGGCCTCTTTCAGTGCCCAGACCAACATGCACGCCCGCAACCTGGCCATCGTGTGGGCCCCCAACCTGCTGAG GTCTAAGGACATAGAGGCCTCAGGCTTCAACGGGACAGCAGCCTTCATGGAGGTGCGTGTGCAGTCCATCGTGGTCGAGTTCATCCTCACACATGTAGACCAGCTCTTCGGGGGCGCTGCTCTCTCTG gtgGTGAGATGGAGAGTGGGTGGCGACCACTTCTAGGGGCCCGGGCGTCAGGTAGCCCTGAGGACCTTATGCCCAGGTCCCTGCCCTACCACCTGCCTAGCATCTTGCAGGCTGGCGATGGACCCCCCCAGATGCGGCCCTACCACACTATCATTGAAATTGCAGAGCACAA GAGGAAGGGGTCTTTGAAGGTCCGGAAGTGGAGATCTATCTTCAATCTGGGTCGCTCTGGCCATGAGACCAAGCGTAAACTTACACGGGGGGCTGAGGACAGGG AGGACAAATCCGGTAAGGGGACTCTGCggccagccaagagcatggactCACTGAGCGCTGCAGCCGGGGCCAGTGATG agCCAGAGGGGCTGGTGGGACCCAGTAGTCCCCGGCCCAACCCGCTGCTGCCAGGGAGCTTGGAGAATGATTCCATGGAGGCAGCAGAGGGTGAACAGGAGCCTGAGACAGAGGCACTGGGAAGCACGAACTCTGAGCCGGGCACACCGCGAGCTGGGCGGTCAGCAGTCCGCGCTGGGGGCAGCAGCCGTGCCGAGCGCTGTGCTGGTGTCCACATCTCAGACCCCTACAATGTCAACCTCCCACTACACATCACCTCAATCCTCAGTGTGCCCCCAAACATCATCTCTAATGTCTCCTTGGCCAGGCTCACCCGTGGCCTTGAGTGCCCTGCCCTACAGCCCCGACCAAACCCTGCCTCTGGCCCTGGTCCTGGCCCTGGCCCCCCAG ATGAGAAGTTGGAGGCAAGTCCAGACCCAGCTCCTCTGGCTGACTCGGGCCCAGCGGATGTTGTCCCTGCCCTGGAGGACTGCCTGTCCCAGGAG GTGGAGGAGTTCTCTGTGGAGCCGCCCCTGGACGACCTGTCTCTGGAAGAGGCGCAGTTTGTCCTGGCTCCCAGCTGCTGTTCTCTGGACTCTGCTGGTCCCGGGCCTGAAGCAGAGGAAGAAAGTGGGGAGGAAGTCTTCCTGAGTGCCTATGATGACCTGAGTCCCCTCCTGGGGCCCAAACCCCCAACCTGGGAGGGCCCGGGGAGTCTGGAGGAAGACGCGGCCGGGTGTGTAAGACAGGAGGCTCCGGGACAGGCTGAGGAAGAGCAGGCGTGCCGGGAAGTTGAGGAGGACAAGGAGGCTGAGCCTGGAGGCAGATGGGACgggagggaggaggctggagggaacccagagggtggggtggaggctggagaagcaggcgaaggaggaggagaggctgGGGGAAGCCAGGACACAATGGTCGGTTTGACAGAAGGTAGTGGGGAAGGGACAGAGGCCAAGGAGGACGAGCGTGCGGAGGACGTGAACGGTGTAGAGGAACCAGGAGGGGAGCAGGACAGAGAcaaggagaaggagggaaagacTGAGAGAGAGCAAGAGGCTGAGGAAGGTGAGGAAGACCAGGGAGAAGCGGGAAGGGACCCAGAGCATGGCGCCCAGGAAAACCAAGTTGCTGAGGAGGGCTGGGAAGTTGCACCCAAACAAGAGGCtgaaggaggcagagaggaggacGACAAAGGACAAAGGGGGATTGGGGACCAAGAGGCAGGAGAAGACCAAGGAGATGGTGAAGACGGCAGAAGCCCAGAAGCAGCAGCTGAGGAAGCAGCGGGGGAGGTCAGCCAGGAGCCGGACAGTGGGGACGGAGAGGCTGCGGGGGACTACTGGGCTGGAGGGGACCATTTAGGAGAGGGCTCCCTCCCTGAAGGGTCACCTGTAGAGTCCCTGGAAGTTGACAGTGCCAAAGAGAGCAGTGCCCAGTCCTCTGAGACAGAACAGGCAGCACCGCCGCCACCCAGGCCAGAGGGCATGGAGCCTGAGGGGCAGCCCAGTCCAGAGGGTTGCAACCTGTGCCTGTGTCCCCTTGGCTCAGCTGGTGGTGTGGGCATGCGCTTGGCTTCCACCCTGGTTCAGGTCCAACAGGTTCGCTCTGTGCCTGTGGTGCCCCCCAAACCGCAGTTTGCCAAGATGCCCAGTGCAATGTGTAGCAAGATCCATGTGGCACCTGCAAACCCCTGCCCGAGGCCTGGCCGGCTTGATGGGACTcctggggaaagggcttgggggTCCCGAGCCTCCCGCTCCTCTTGGAGGAATGGAGGCAGTCTTTCCTTCGATGCTGCTGTGGCCCTGGCCCGGGACCGCCAGaggactgaggctcagggagttCGGCGGACCCAGACCTGCACTGGGGGTGGGGACTGCAGCCTCATCCCCAGAACCTACCCCTGTACTGTGACCTCTGCTTATTCTCCTCGGCCCCTTAGCTGTCTGGAGCTCCCATCTGTGGGTGCAGAAGCGTCTGGACCACGGAGTCGGCTTAGTTTGCCCCCCAGGGAACCCCAGCTCCCTGACCCCCTTTCATCCCCCCAGCGCCGATCATATGCATTTGAAACACAGGCTAACCCTGGGAAAGGTGAGGGACTGTGA
- the USF1 gene encoding upstream stimulatory factor 1 isoform X1, with the protein MKGQQKTAETEEGTVQIQEGAVATGEDPTSVAIASIQSAATFPDPNVKYVFRTENGGQVMYRVIQVSEGQLDGQTEGTGAISGYPAAQSMTQAVIQGAFTSDDAVDTEGTAAETHYTYFPSTAVGDGTGGTTSGSTAAVVTTQGSEALLGQATPPGTGQFFVMMSPQEVLQGGSQRSIAPRTHPYSPKSEAPRTTRDEKRRAQHNEVERRRRDKINNWIVQLSKIIPDCSMESTKSGQSKGGILSKACDYIQELRQSNHRLSEELQGLDQLQLDNDVLRQQVEDLKNKNLLLRAQLRHHGVEVVIKSDSN; encoded by the exons ATGAAGGG ACAGCAGAAAACAGCTGAAACGGAAGAGGGGACAGTGCAGATTCAGGAAG gTGCAGTGGCAACTGGGGAGGACCCGACCAGTGTGGCTATTGCCAGCATCCAGTCAGCTGCCACTTTCCCTGACCCCAACGTCAAGTACGTCTTCCGAACTGAGAATGGGGGCCAG GTGATGTACAGGGTGATCCAGGTGTCCGAGGGGCAGCTGGATGGCCAGACTGAGGGGACTGGCGCCATCAGTGGCTACCCTGCCGCTCAATCAATGACCCAG GCGGTGATCCAGGGCGCTTTCACCAGCGATGATGCAGTTGACACGGAGGGGACAGCTGCCGAGACGCACTATACATACTTCCCCAGCACCGCGGTGGGTGACGGGACAGGGGGCACCACATCGGGCAGTACGGCTGCAGTTGTTACTACCCAGGGCTCAGAGGCACTGCTGGGGCAGGCGACCCCTCCTGGCACTG GTCAATTTTTTGTGATGATGTCACCACAAGAAGTGTTGCAGGGAGGAAGCCAGCGCTCCATTGCCCCCAGGACCCACCCTTATTCCCC GAAATCAGAAGCTCCCCGGACTACCCGGGATGAGAAACGCAGGGCTCAGCATAATGAAG TGGAGCGTCGCCGCCGAGACAAGATTAACAACTGGATTGTGCAGCTGTCCAAGATCATCCCAGACTGCTCCATGGAGAGCACCAAGTCTGGCCAG AGTAAAGGTGGAATTCTATCCAAAGCCTGTGATTATATCCAGGAGCTTCGGCAGAGTAACCACCGGTTGTCTGAAGAGCTGCAGGGGCTTGACCAACTGCAGCTGGACAATGATGTGCTTCGACAGCAG GTGGAAGATCTTAAAAACAAGAATCTGCTGCTACGAGCTCAGTTGCGGCACCATGGAGTAGAGGTCGTCATCAAGAGTGACAGCAACTAA
- the USF1 gene encoding upstream stimulatory factor 1 isoform X2 → MYRVIQVSEGQLDGQTEGTGAISGYPAAQSMTQAVIQGAFTSDDAVDTEGTAAETHYTYFPSTAVGDGTGGTTSGSTAAVVTTQGSEALLGQATPPGTGQFFVMMSPQEVLQGGSQRSIAPRTHPYSPKSEAPRTTRDEKRRAQHNEVERRRRDKINNWIVQLSKIIPDCSMESTKSGQSKGGILSKACDYIQELRQSNHRLSEELQGLDQLQLDNDVLRQQVEDLKNKNLLLRAQLRHHGVEVVIKSDSN, encoded by the exons ATGTACAGGGTGATCCAGGTGTCCGAGGGGCAGCTGGATGGCCAGACTGAGGGGACTGGCGCCATCAGTGGCTACCCTGCCGCTCAATCAATGACCCAG GCGGTGATCCAGGGCGCTTTCACCAGCGATGATGCAGTTGACACGGAGGGGACAGCTGCCGAGACGCACTATACATACTTCCCCAGCACCGCGGTGGGTGACGGGACAGGGGGCACCACATCGGGCAGTACGGCTGCAGTTGTTACTACCCAGGGCTCAGAGGCACTGCTGGGGCAGGCGACCCCTCCTGGCACTG GTCAATTTTTTGTGATGATGTCACCACAAGAAGTGTTGCAGGGAGGAAGCCAGCGCTCCATTGCCCCCAGGACCCACCCTTATTCCCC GAAATCAGAAGCTCCCCGGACTACCCGGGATGAGAAACGCAGGGCTCAGCATAATGAAG TGGAGCGTCGCCGCCGAGACAAGATTAACAACTGGATTGTGCAGCTGTCCAAGATCATCCCAGACTGCTCCATGGAGAGCACCAAGTCTGGCCAG AGTAAAGGTGGAATTCTATCCAAAGCCTGTGATTATATCCAGGAGCTTCGGCAGAGTAACCACCGGTTGTCTGAAGAGCTGCAGGGGCTTGACCAACTGCAGCTGGACAATGATGTGCTTCGACAGCAG GTGGAAGATCTTAAAAACAAGAATCTGCTGCTACGAGCTCAGTTGCGGCACCATGGAGTAGAGGTCGTCATCAAGAGTGACAGCAACTAA
- the ARHGAP30 gene encoding rho GTPase-activating protein 30 isoform X3 — MQHLVHMASFSAQTNMHARNLAIVWAPNLLRSKDIEASGFNGTAAFMEVRVQSIVVEFILTHVDQLFGGAALSGGEMESGWRPLLGARASGSPEDLMPRSLPYHLPSILQAGDGPPQMRPYHTIIEIAEHKRKGSLKVRKWRSIFNLGRSGHETKRKLTRGAEDREDKSGKGTLRPAKSMDSLSAAAGASDEPEGLVGPSSPRPNPLLPGSLENDSMEAAEGEQEPETEALGSTNSEPGTPRAGRSAVRAGGSSRAERCAGVHISDPYNVNLPLHITSILSVPPNIISNVSLARLTRGLECPALQPRPNPASGPGPGPGPPDEKLEASPDPAPLADSGPADVVPALEDCLSQEVQDSFSFLEDSSSSEPEWVGVEDGEVAEAGTAGAAFSPGEDDPGMGYLEELLGVGPQVEEFSVEPPLDDLSLEEAQFVLAPSCCSLDSAGPGPEAEEESGEEVFLSAYDDLSPLLGPKPPTWEGPGSLEEDAAGCVRQEAPGQAEEEQACREVEEDKEAEPGGRWDGREEAGGNPEGGVEAGEAGEGGGEAGGSQDTMVGLTEGSGEGTEAKEDERAEDVNGVEEPGGEQDRDKEKEGKTEREQEAEEGEEDQGEAGRDPEHGAQENQVAEEGWEVAPKQEAEGGREEDDKGQRGIGDQEAGEDQGDGEDGRSPEAAAEEAAGEVSQEPDSGDGEAAGDYWAGGDHLGEGSLPEGSPVESLEVDSAKESSAQSSETEQAAPPPPRPEGMEPEGQPSPEGCNLCLCPLGSAGGVGMRLASTLVQVQQVRSVPVVPPKPQFAKMPSAMCSKIHVAPANPCPRPGRLDGTPGERAWGSRASRSSWRNGGSLSFDAAVALARDRQRTEAQGVRRTQTCTGGGDCSLIPRTYPCTVTSAYSPRPLSCLELPSVGAEASGPRSRLSLPPREPQLPDPLSSPQRRSYAFETQANPGKGEGL, encoded by the exons ATGCAGCACTTGGTGCACATGGCCTCTTTCAGTGCCCAGACCAACATGCACGCCCGCAACCTGGCCATCGTGTGGGCCCCCAACCTGCTGAG GTCTAAGGACATAGAGGCCTCAGGCTTCAACGGGACAGCAGCCTTCATGGAGGTGCGTGTGCAGTCCATCGTGGTCGAGTTCATCCTCACACATGTAGACCAGCTCTTCGGGGGCGCTGCTCTCTCTG gtgGTGAGATGGAGAGTGGGTGGCGACCACTTCTAGGGGCCCGGGCGTCAGGTAGCCCTGAGGACCTTATGCCCAGGTCCCTGCCCTACCACCTGCCTAGCATCTTGCAGGCTGGCGATGGACCCCCCCAGATGCGGCCCTACCACACTATCATTGAAATTGCAGAGCACAA GAGGAAGGGGTCTTTGAAGGTCCGGAAGTGGAGATCTATCTTCAATCTGGGTCGCTCTGGCCATGAGACCAAGCGTAAACTTACACGGGGGGCTGAGGACAGGG AGGACAAATCCGGTAAGGGGACTCTGCggccagccaagagcatggactCACTGAGCGCTGCAGCCGGGGCCAGTGATG agCCAGAGGGGCTGGTGGGACCCAGTAGTCCCCGGCCCAACCCGCTGCTGCCAGGGAGCTTGGAGAATGATTCCATGGAGGCAGCAGAGGGTGAACAGGAGCCTGAGACAGAGGCACTGGGAAGCACGAACTCTGAGCCGGGCACACCGCGAGCTGGGCGGTCAGCAGTCCGCGCTGGGGGCAGCAGCCGTGCCGAGCGCTGTGCTGGTGTCCACATCTCAGACCCCTACAATGTCAACCTCCCACTACACATCACCTCAATCCTCAGTGTGCCCCCAAACATCATCTCTAATGTCTCCTTGGCCAGGCTCACCCGTGGCCTTGAGTGCCCTGCCCTACAGCCCCGACCAAACCCTGCCTCTGGCCCTGGTCCTGGCCCTGGCCCCCCAG ATGAGAAGTTGGAGGCAAGTCCAGACCCAGCTCCTCTGGCTGACTCGGGCCCAGCGGATGTTGTCCCTGCCCTGGAGGACTGCCTGTCCCAGGAGGTGCAGGATTCCTTCTCCTTCCTAGAGGACTCAAGCAGCTCAGAGCCcgagtgggtgggggtggaggacgGGGAGGTGGCCGAGGCAGGAACGGCAGGAGCAGCCTTCTCCCCTGGGGAGGACGACCCTGGGATGGGCTACCTGGAGGAGCTCCTGGGAGTTGGGCCTCAG GTGGAGGAGTTCTCTGTGGAGCCGCCCCTGGACGACCTGTCTCTGGAAGAGGCGCAGTTTGTCCTGGCTCCCAGCTGCTGTTCTCTGGACTCTGCTGGTCCCGGGCCTGAAGCAGAGGAAGAAAGTGGGGAGGAAGTCTTCCTGAGTGCCTATGATGACCTGAGTCCCCTCCTGGGGCCCAAACCCCCAACCTGGGAGGGCCCGGGGAGTCTGGAGGAAGACGCGGCCGGGTGTGTAAGACAGGAGGCTCCGGGACAGGCTGAGGAAGAGCAGGCGTGCCGGGAAGTTGAGGAGGACAAGGAGGCTGAGCCTGGAGGCAGATGGGACgggagggaggaggctggagggaacccagagggtggggtggaggctggagaagcaggcgaaggaggaggagaggctgGGGGAAGCCAGGACACAATGGTCGGTTTGACAGAAGGTAGTGGGGAAGGGACAGAGGCCAAGGAGGACGAGCGTGCGGAGGACGTGAACGGTGTAGAGGAACCAGGAGGGGAGCAGGACAGAGAcaaggagaaggagggaaagacTGAGAGAGAGCAAGAGGCTGAGGAAGGTGAGGAAGACCAGGGAGAAGCGGGAAGGGACCCAGAGCATGGCGCCCAGGAAAACCAAGTTGCTGAGGAGGGCTGGGAAGTTGCACCCAAACAAGAGGCtgaaggaggcagagaggaggacGACAAAGGACAAAGGGGGATTGGGGACCAAGAGGCAGGAGAAGACCAAGGAGATGGTGAAGACGGCAGAAGCCCAGAAGCAGCAGCTGAGGAAGCAGCGGGGGAGGTCAGCCAGGAGCCGGACAGTGGGGACGGAGAGGCTGCGGGGGACTACTGGGCTGGAGGGGACCATTTAGGAGAGGGCTCCCTCCCTGAAGGGTCACCTGTAGAGTCCCTGGAAGTTGACAGTGCCAAAGAGAGCAGTGCCCAGTCCTCTGAGACAGAACAGGCAGCACCGCCGCCACCCAGGCCAGAGGGCATGGAGCCTGAGGGGCAGCCCAGTCCAGAGGGTTGCAACCTGTGCCTGTGTCCCCTTGGCTCAGCTGGTGGTGTGGGCATGCGCTTGGCTTCCACCCTGGTTCAGGTCCAACAGGTTCGCTCTGTGCCTGTGGTGCCCCCCAAACCGCAGTTTGCCAAGATGCCCAGTGCAATGTGTAGCAAGATCCATGTGGCACCTGCAAACCCCTGCCCGAGGCCTGGCCGGCTTGATGGGACTcctggggaaagggcttgggggTCCCGAGCCTCCCGCTCCTCTTGGAGGAATGGAGGCAGTCTTTCCTTCGATGCTGCTGTGGCCCTGGCCCGGGACCGCCAGaggactgaggctcagggagttCGGCGGACCCAGACCTGCACTGGGGGTGGGGACTGCAGCCTCATCCCCAGAACCTACCCCTGTACTGTGACCTCTGCTTATTCTCCTCGGCCCCTTAGCTGTCTGGAGCTCCCATCTGTGGGTGCAGAAGCGTCTGGACCACGGAGTCGGCTTAGTTTGCCCCCCAGGGAACCCCAGCTCCCTGACCCCCTTTCATCCCCCCAGCGCCGATCATATGCATTTGAAACACAGGCTAACCCTGGGAAAGGTGAGGGACTGTGA
- the ARHGAP30 gene encoding rho GTPase-activating protein 30 isoform X1 — protein MKSRQKGKKKGSSKERVFGCDLQEHLQHAGQEVPQVLRSCAEFVEEYGVVDGIYRLSGVSSNIQKLRQEFEAERKPDLRRDVYLQDIHCVSSLCKAYFRELPDPLLTYRLYDKFAEAVAVQLEPERLVKILEVLQELPVPNYRTLEFLMQHLVHMASFSAQTNMHARNLAIVWAPNLLRSKDIEASGFNGTAAFMEVRVQSIVVEFILTHVDQLFGGAALSGGEMESGWRPLLGARASGSPEDLMPRSLPYHLPSILQAGDGPPQMRPYHTIIEIAEHKRKGSLKVRKWRSIFNLGRSGHETKRKLTRGAEDREDKSGKGTLRPAKSMDSLSAAAGASDEPEGLVGPSSPRPNPLLPGSLENDSMEAAEGEQEPETEALGSTNSEPGTPRAGRSAVRAGGSSRAERCAGVHISDPYNVNLPLHITSILSVPPNIISNVSLARLTRGLECPALQPRPNPASGPGPGPGPPDEKLEASPDPAPLADSGPADVVPALEDCLSQEVQDSFSFLEDSSSSEPEWVGVEDGEVAEAGTAGAAFSPGEDDPGMGYLEELLGVGPQVEEFSVEPPLDDLSLEEAQFVLAPSCCSLDSAGPGPEAEEESGEEVFLSAYDDLSPLLGPKPPTWEGPGSLEEDAAGCVRQEAPGQAEEEQACREVEEDKEAEPGGRWDGREEAGGNPEGGVEAGEAGEGGGEAGGSQDTMVGLTEGSGEGTEAKEDERAEDVNGVEEPGGEQDRDKEKEGKTEREQEAEEGEEDQGEAGRDPEHGAQENQVAEEGWEVAPKQEAEGGREEDDKGQRGIGDQEAGEDQGDGEDGRSPEAAAEEAAGEVSQEPDSGDGEAAGDYWAGGDHLGEGSLPEGSPVESLEVDSAKESSAQSSETEQAAPPPPRPEGMEPEGQPSPEGCNLCLCPLGSAGGVGMRLASTLVQVQQVRSVPVVPPKPQFAKMPSAMCSKIHVAPANPCPRPGRLDGTPGERAWGSRASRSSWRNGGSLSFDAAVALARDRQRTEAQGVRRTQTCTGGGDCSLIPRTYPCTVTSAYSPRPLSCLELPSVGAEASGPRSRLSLPPREPQLPDPLSSPQRRSYAFETQANPGKGEGL, from the exons GCAGGAGTTTGAGGCAGAGCGGAAACCAGACCTGCGACGAGATGTTTACCTGCAGGACATTCACTGCGTCTCCTCCCTGTGCAAAGCCTACTTCAGAGAACTGCCGGATCCCCTGCTCACTTACCGGCTCTATGACAAGTTTGCT GAGGCCGTAGCAGTGCAACTGGAGCCTGAGCGCTTGGTCAAGATCCTAGAGGTGCTTCAAGAACTCCCTGTGCCAAACTACAG GACCCTGGAGTTCCTCATGCAGCACTTGGTGCACATGGCCTCTTTCAGTGCCCAGACCAACATGCACGCCCGCAACCTGGCCATCGTGTGGGCCCCCAACCTGCTGAG GTCTAAGGACATAGAGGCCTCAGGCTTCAACGGGACAGCAGCCTTCATGGAGGTGCGTGTGCAGTCCATCGTGGTCGAGTTCATCCTCACACATGTAGACCAGCTCTTCGGGGGCGCTGCTCTCTCTG gtgGTGAGATGGAGAGTGGGTGGCGACCACTTCTAGGGGCCCGGGCGTCAGGTAGCCCTGAGGACCTTATGCCCAGGTCCCTGCCCTACCACCTGCCTAGCATCTTGCAGGCTGGCGATGGACCCCCCCAGATGCGGCCCTACCACACTATCATTGAAATTGCAGAGCACAA GAGGAAGGGGTCTTTGAAGGTCCGGAAGTGGAGATCTATCTTCAATCTGGGTCGCTCTGGCCATGAGACCAAGCGTAAACTTACACGGGGGGCTGAGGACAGGG AGGACAAATCCGGTAAGGGGACTCTGCggccagccaagagcatggactCACTGAGCGCTGCAGCCGGGGCCAGTGATG agCCAGAGGGGCTGGTGGGACCCAGTAGTCCCCGGCCCAACCCGCTGCTGCCAGGGAGCTTGGAGAATGATTCCATGGAGGCAGCAGAGGGTGAACAGGAGCCTGAGACAGAGGCACTGGGAAGCACGAACTCTGAGCCGGGCACACCGCGAGCTGGGCGGTCAGCAGTCCGCGCTGGGGGCAGCAGCCGTGCCGAGCGCTGTGCTGGTGTCCACATCTCAGACCCCTACAATGTCAACCTCCCACTACACATCACCTCAATCCTCAGTGTGCCCCCAAACATCATCTCTAATGTCTCCTTGGCCAGGCTCACCCGTGGCCTTGAGTGCCCTGCCCTACAGCCCCGACCAAACCCTGCCTCTGGCCCTGGTCCTGGCCCTGGCCCCCCAG ATGAGAAGTTGGAGGCAAGTCCAGACCCAGCTCCTCTGGCTGACTCGGGCCCAGCGGATGTTGTCCCTGCCCTGGAGGACTGCCTGTCCCAGGAGGTGCAGGATTCCTTCTCCTTCCTAGAGGACTCAAGCAGCTCAGAGCCcgagtgggtgggggtggaggacgGGGAGGTGGCCGAGGCAGGAACGGCAGGAGCAGCCTTCTCCCCTGGGGAGGACGACCCTGGGATGGGCTACCTGGAGGAGCTCCTGGGAGTTGGGCCTCAG GTGGAGGAGTTCTCTGTGGAGCCGCCCCTGGACGACCTGTCTCTGGAAGAGGCGCAGTTTGTCCTGGCTCCCAGCTGCTGTTCTCTGGACTCTGCTGGTCCCGGGCCTGAAGCAGAGGAAGAAAGTGGGGAGGAAGTCTTCCTGAGTGCCTATGATGACCTGAGTCCCCTCCTGGGGCCCAAACCCCCAACCTGGGAGGGCCCGGGGAGTCTGGAGGAAGACGCGGCCGGGTGTGTAAGACAGGAGGCTCCGGGACAGGCTGAGGAAGAGCAGGCGTGCCGGGAAGTTGAGGAGGACAAGGAGGCTGAGCCTGGAGGCAGATGGGACgggagggaggaggctggagggaacccagagggtggggtggaggctggagaagcaggcgaaggaggaggagaggctgGGGGAAGCCAGGACACAATGGTCGGTTTGACAGAAGGTAGTGGGGAAGGGACAGAGGCCAAGGAGGACGAGCGTGCGGAGGACGTGAACGGTGTAGAGGAACCAGGAGGGGAGCAGGACAGAGAcaaggagaaggagggaaagacTGAGAGAGAGCAAGAGGCTGAGGAAGGTGAGGAAGACCAGGGAGAAGCGGGAAGGGACCCAGAGCATGGCGCCCAGGAAAACCAAGTTGCTGAGGAGGGCTGGGAAGTTGCACCCAAACAAGAGGCtgaaggaggcagagaggaggacGACAAAGGACAAAGGGGGATTGGGGACCAAGAGGCAGGAGAAGACCAAGGAGATGGTGAAGACGGCAGAAGCCCAGAAGCAGCAGCTGAGGAAGCAGCGGGGGAGGTCAGCCAGGAGCCGGACAGTGGGGACGGAGAGGCTGCGGGGGACTACTGGGCTGGAGGGGACCATTTAGGAGAGGGCTCCCTCCCTGAAGGGTCACCTGTAGAGTCCCTGGAAGTTGACAGTGCCAAAGAGAGCAGTGCCCAGTCCTCTGAGACAGAACAGGCAGCACCGCCGCCACCCAGGCCAGAGGGCATGGAGCCTGAGGGGCAGCCCAGTCCAGAGGGTTGCAACCTGTGCCTGTGTCCCCTTGGCTCAGCTGGTGGTGTGGGCATGCGCTTGGCTTCCACCCTGGTTCAGGTCCAACAGGTTCGCTCTGTGCCTGTGGTGCCCCCCAAACCGCAGTTTGCCAAGATGCCCAGTGCAATGTGTAGCAAGATCCATGTGGCACCTGCAAACCCCTGCCCGAGGCCTGGCCGGCTTGATGGGACTcctggggaaagggcttgggggTCCCGAGCCTCCCGCTCCTCTTGGAGGAATGGAGGCAGTCTTTCCTTCGATGCTGCTGTGGCCCTGGCCCGGGACCGCCAGaggactgaggctcagggagttCGGCGGACCCAGACCTGCACTGGGGGTGGGGACTGCAGCCTCATCCCCAGAACCTACCCCTGTACTGTGACCTCTGCTTATTCTCCTCGGCCCCTTAGCTGTCTGGAGCTCCCATCTGTGGGTGCAGAAGCGTCTGGACCACGGAGTCGGCTTAGTTTGCCCCCCAGGGAACCCCAGCTCCCTGACCCCCTTTCATCCCCCCAGCGCCGATCATATGCATTTGAAACACAGGCTAACCCTGGGAAAGGTGAGGGACTGTGA